One window of the Allosaccharopolyspora coralli genome contains the following:
- a CDS encoding class II fumarate hydratase: MDEQDFRIEHDTMGEVRVPAAALYRAQTQRAVENFPVSGRGLERAQIRALGLLKAAAARVNGQLGILEPGLAEAIATAADEVAEGRHDEHFPIDVFQTGSGTSSNMNANEVVATLASRALGQDVHPNDHVNASQSSNDTFPTTIRVAATEAVLTEVIPALEHLATTVESRAAEWGEVVKSGRTHLMDAVPMTLAQEAGAWASQMRYGVERLRSGLDRLGELPIGGTAIGSGLNAPAGFGTKVAAELASVTGLPLTEARDHFEAQATQDGVVETSGHFKTVAVSLNKIANDLRWLGSGPRTGLAELALPDLQPGSSIMPGKVNPVIPEATLQVVAQVVGNDAAVSFAGAQGNFQLNVNLPVIARNVLESARLLGGVSRLLADKVFAGLEVDAARAREYAEGSPSIVTPLNRYIGYEEAAAVAKQALKERRPIREVVLERGHVDNGTLTVEQLDTALDVLAMAHPPA, translated from the coding sequence ATGGACGAACAGGACTTCCGGATCGAGCACGACACGATGGGCGAGGTCAGGGTGCCCGCCGCCGCCCTCTACCGCGCGCAGACGCAGCGGGCCGTGGAGAACTTCCCCGTCTCCGGGCGCGGCCTCGAACGCGCGCAGATCCGGGCACTCGGCCTGCTCAAGGCCGCCGCGGCCCGCGTGAACGGACAGCTCGGGATTCTCGAGCCCGGGCTGGCCGAAGCGATCGCGACCGCCGCCGACGAAGTCGCCGAGGGACGGCACGACGAACACTTCCCGATCGACGTGTTCCAGACGGGCTCCGGCACCTCGTCCAACATGAACGCCAACGAGGTCGTGGCGACGCTGGCGAGCCGCGCACTCGGGCAGGACGTGCACCCGAACGACCACGTGAACGCCTCGCAGTCCTCGAACGACACGTTCCCCACGACCATCCGGGTCGCGGCGACCGAAGCCGTGCTGACCGAGGTGATTCCGGCACTGGAACACCTCGCCACGACGGTGGAGTCCCGCGCCGCCGAGTGGGGTGAGGTCGTCAAGTCCGGCCGCACACACCTGATGGACGCAGTGCCGATGACGCTCGCGCAGGAGGCCGGAGCGTGGGCGAGTCAGATGCGCTACGGCGTCGAGCGGCTGCGGTCCGGGCTCGACCGGCTCGGCGAGCTGCCGATCGGCGGTACGGCGATCGGCTCGGGCCTCAACGCCCCCGCCGGGTTCGGAACGAAGGTCGCCGCCGAGCTCGCCTCGGTAACCGGGCTGCCGCTGACCGAGGCACGCGACCACTTCGAGGCACAAGCCACCCAGGACGGCGTAGTGGAGACCTCCGGGCACTTCAAAACCGTCGCCGTGAGCCTCAACAAGATCGCCAACGACCTGCGGTGGCTCGGCTCCGGCCCGCGGACCGGCCTCGCCGAGCTCGCGCTGCCCGACCTGCAACCCGGCTCGTCGATCATGCCCGGCAAGGTGAATCCGGTGATCCCGGAAGCGACGCTGCAGGTCGTCGCGCAGGTCGTCGGCAACGACGCGGCGGTCTCGTTCGCCGGGGCGCAGGGCAACTTCCAACTGAACGTGAACCTGCCGGTCATCGCCCGCAACGTGCTCGAGTCGGCTCGCCTGCTCGGCGGAGTGTCGCGGCTGCTCGCGGACAAGGTGTTCGCCGGACTGGAAGTCGACGCCGCGCGCGCCCGCGAGTACGCGGAAGGGTCACCGTCGATCGTGACCCCGCTGAACCGCTACATCGGCTACGAGGAAGCCGCCGCCGTGGCCAAGCAGGCGCTCAAGGAGCGGCGCCCGATCCGCGAGGTCGTCCTCGAACGCGGCCACGTCGACAACGGCACGCTCACCGTGGAACAACTCGACACCGCCCTCGACGTCCTCGCCATGGCGCATCCCCCGGCCTGA
- a CDS encoding ATP-dependent DNA ligase, whose translation MVLFAEVVATSGEVAATRSRKAKVAALAGLLARLDRAEIRFATAFLAGELPGGRAGVGWSTLSTATVSPSEQAALTVSEVDESIDRLREISGSGSAQRRTDALTALLGAATEDEQRFLVRLLGGELRQGALEGVMLEAIATAAGVRSEVVRRAFMLSGRLALTSEAALTGGEEALAGFRLELGRPLRPMLASPADSLDQALDDLGDASVEYKLDGARIQVHRDGDEVHVWTRTLREITEHVGELVDLVRGLPCRSVVLDGETLALSDAGRPRPFQETMGRFGAQSPRDLLLQPYFFDCLHLDGLDLLDEPLHKRLDALDTVAAPHRIPGMLEPSPDQASTLLDEALDNGHEGVMVKSLDSVYAAGRRGRTWRKVKPAHTLDLVVLAAEWGHGRRTGSLSNLHLAARDPDGGPPIMVGKTFKGLTDELLAWQTEEFPRHATRSDDWAVYLHPEIVVEIELDGVQTSTRYDGGVALRFARVLRYRPDKDAANADTLDAVRALLPKR comes from the coding sequence ATGGTGTTGTTCGCGGAGGTCGTCGCGACCTCGGGCGAGGTCGCGGCGACCCGCTCGCGCAAGGCGAAGGTCGCCGCCCTTGCCGGCCTGCTCGCCCGGCTCGACCGCGCCGAGATCCGTTTCGCGACCGCGTTCCTCGCCGGGGAACTCCCCGGAGGGCGCGCGGGCGTGGGCTGGTCGACGCTGTCCACCGCGACCGTGTCGCCGTCCGAACAGGCCGCGCTCACGGTGTCCGAGGTGGACGAGTCGATCGACCGGCTTCGCGAGATCAGCGGTAGCGGCTCCGCACAGCGACGCACGGACGCGCTCACCGCCCTACTCGGCGCGGCGACCGAGGACGAGCAGCGGTTCCTGGTGCGCCTGCTCGGCGGCGAGCTTCGGCAGGGCGCGCTGGAGGGCGTGATGCTCGAAGCGATCGCGACCGCTGCCGGGGTTCGGTCGGAGGTGGTGCGGCGCGCGTTCATGCTCTCCGGCAGGCTCGCGCTGACCTCCGAGGCCGCACTGACCGGCGGTGAGGAGGCGCTGGCGGGATTCCGGCTCGAGCTGGGGAGACCGTTGCGCCCCATGCTCGCCTCCCCCGCCGACTCTCTCGATCAGGCGCTCGACGATCTCGGAGACGCCTCCGTCGAGTACAAGCTGGACGGTGCCCGGATCCAGGTGCACCGCGACGGCGACGAAGTGCACGTGTGGACCCGGACACTCCGCGAGATCACCGAGCACGTCGGCGAACTCGTCGACCTCGTTCGCGGCCTGCCGTGCCGGTCCGTGGTGCTCGACGGCGAGACACTCGCGCTCAGCGACGCCGGTCGTCCCCGGCCGTTCCAGGAGACGATGGGACGATTCGGCGCCCAGAGCCCTCGTGACCTGCTGTTGCAGCCCTACTTCTTCGACTGTCTACATCTCGACGGCCTCGACCTGCTCGACGAACCGCTGCACAAACGGCTCGACGCGCTCGACACCGTCGCGGCCCCGCACCGCATTCCGGGCATGCTCGAACCGAGCCCGGACCAGGCGAGCACGTTGCTGGACGAAGCGCTCGACAACGGGCACGAAGGCGTCATGGTCAAGAGCCTCGATTCCGTCTATGCGGCGGGCCGTCGTGGCCGAACCTGGCGCAAGGTCAAACCCGCGCACACCCTCGATCTCGTCGTCCTCGCCGCCGAGTGGGGACACGGTCGCCGCACCGGCTCGCTGTCCAACCTGCACCTCGCGGCGCGCGACCCCGACGGCGGCCCGCCGATCATGGTCGGCAAGACGTTCAAGGGTCTCACCGACGAGCTGCTCGCCTGGCAGACCGAGGAATTCCCGCGCCACGCCACGCGATCCGACGACTGGGCGGTGTACCTGCACCCGGAGATCGTCGTCGAGATCGAGCTCGACGGAGTGCAGACCAGCACCCGCTACGACGGCGGTGTGGCGCTGCGGTTCGCCCGGGTACTGCGGTACCGGCCGGACAAGGACGCCGCGAACGCGGACACCCTCGACGCCGTGCGCGCCCTGCTTCCGAAGCGGTGA
- the guaB1 gene encoding GMP reductase encodes MQFLNGQQPATDLTYDDVFLAPGRSGVESRFDVDLATTDGSGTTLPLVVANMTAVAGRRMAETVARRGGMTVIPQDVDPDAVAEIIAWVKQRHTVWDTALVVHARDAVADASNLLPKRAHGAVVVVDDSDRPVGVVDESACTGVDRFARVEEVADHKPLVLPLETKPREVFEQLHEQGKSVALAVDAAGTLAGIMTRRSALRSEIYTPALDDTGSLRVAAAVGVNGDVAAKASALLAAGANTLVVDTAHGHQEKMLAALKAVRSVSPEVPVVAGNVVTAAGVRDLAEAGADIIKVGVGPGAMCTTRMMTGVGRPQFSAVAECADAARELGKHVWADGGVRHPRDVALALAAGASSVMVGSWFAGTYESPGDLQRDEQGRAYKESFGMASKRAVSARTRGDNTFDQARKALFEEGISSSRMTVDPLRPGVEDLLDEITSGLRSSCTYAGARTLEDFHERALVGIQSASGFAEGRPLPAGW; translated from the coding sequence GTGCAGTTCTTGAACGGGCAGCAGCCCGCCACCGACCTGACCTATGACGACGTGTTCCTCGCGCCGGGACGCTCGGGCGTGGAATCGCGCTTCGACGTCGACCTCGCGACCACGGACGGCTCCGGGACGACGCTGCCGCTCGTGGTGGCGAACATGACCGCCGTCGCCGGGCGCCGGATGGCCGAGACCGTGGCGCGACGCGGCGGCATGACCGTCATTCCGCAGGACGTCGATCCCGACGCGGTCGCCGAGATCATCGCTTGGGTCAAACAACGCCATACCGTGTGGGACACCGCGCTGGTGGTGCACGCGCGGGACGCCGTCGCCGACGCGAGCAACCTGCTCCCGAAGCGTGCGCACGGCGCGGTCGTGGTCGTCGACGACTCGGACCGCCCGGTCGGGGTGGTCGACGAGTCGGCGTGCACCGGTGTCGACCGTTTCGCGAGGGTCGAAGAGGTCGCCGACCACAAGCCGCTGGTGCTCCCACTGGAGACCAAGCCGCGCGAGGTCTTCGAGCAGCTCCACGAGCAGGGCAAGTCGGTAGCGCTCGCCGTCGACGCGGCGGGCACGCTCGCCGGAATCATGACGCGTCGCTCCGCGCTGCGGTCGGAGATCTACACCCCCGCCCTGGACGACACCGGCTCGTTGCGCGTAGCTGCCGCCGTCGGAGTCAACGGTGACGTCGCCGCGAAGGCGTCCGCGCTGCTCGCGGCAGGCGCGAACACGCTCGTCGTGGACACCGCGCACGGCCACCAGGAGAAGATGCTCGCCGCGTTGAAGGCGGTACGTTCGGTCTCGCCGGAGGTTCCGGTCGTGGCGGGCAACGTCGTCACCGCTGCCGGTGTTCGGGACCTCGCCGAGGCGGGCGCGGACATCATCAAGGTCGGTGTCGGGCCAGGCGCGATGTGCACCACGCGGATGATGACGGGCGTCGGCCGCCCGCAGTTCTCGGCCGTCGCCGAGTGCGCCGACGCCGCGCGAGAACTCGGCAAGCACGTGTGGGCCGACGGCGGTGTGCGACACCCGCGAGACGTCGCGCTGGCGCTCGCCGCCGGAGCATCGTCGGTGATGGTCGGTTCGTGGTTCGCGGGTACCTACGAGTCGCCCGGTGACCTCCAGCGTGACGAGCAGGGCCGGGCGTACAAAGAGTCGTTCGGCATGGCCTCGAAGCGCGCCGTGAGCGCTCGCACGCGCGGCGACAATACGTTCGACCAGGCTCGCAAGGCGCTGTTCGAGGAGGGCATCTCCAGCTCGCGGATGACGGTCGACCCGCTGCGTCCGGGAGTGGAGGACCTGCTCGACGAGATCACCTCCGGGCTGCGGTCCTCTTGCACCTACGCCGGTGCCCGCACCTTGGAGGACTTCCACGAGCGCGCACTCGTCGGCATCCAGTCCGCCTCCGGTTTCGCCGAAGGTCGCCCCCTGCCCGCAGGCTGGTGA
- a CDS encoding DUF4288 domain-containing protein has product MTSPHDDTAEQPDEDLEAVGSIPVGTPVDPLAELRTQRSEPDVYVAVLVVESTSDAAEHQPLYEESFVLLKAADEEEAREKARSFGKELETSYEDEHHRPITWKLKDVVDVRPVEDATFDDGTELYSRFFRDYQAYSSVRGELDDDA; this is encoded by the coding sequence ATGACTTCCCCGCACGACGACACCGCCGAGCAGCCCGACGAGGATCTCGAGGCCGTCGGGTCGATCCCGGTCGGCACCCCGGTCGACCCGCTCGCCGAACTCCGCACGCAGCGATCCGAACCCGACGTCTACGTGGCGGTCCTGGTCGTCGAGTCGACCTCCGACGCGGCCGAGCACCAACCGCTGTACGAGGAGTCGTTCGTCCTTCTCAAAGCCGCGGACGAGGAAGAAGCACGGGAGAAGGCCCGCAGCTTCGGCAAGGAGCTGGAGACCAGCTACGAGGACGAACACCACCGGCCGATCACCTGGAAGCTCAAGGACGTCGTCGACGTCCGGCCCGTCGAGGACGCGACCTTCGACGACGGCACCGAGCTCTACAGCCGCTTCTTTCGCGACTACCAGGCGTACAGCTCGGTCCGAGGCGAACTCGACGACGATGCCTGA